In Opisthocomus hoazin isolate bOpiHoa1 chromosome 3, bOpiHoa1.hap1, whole genome shotgun sequence, a genomic segment contains:
- the TBC1D7 gene encoding TBC1 domain family member 7 isoform X4, giving the protein MYRILVWKVLLGIIPPHHESHALVMKYRKEQYWDIHHALRVIRFINDSTPQVDVFLRIHQLESGKLPRNLAFPLEPEDEVFLAIAKAMEEMVEDPIECYWLVSCFVNQLNSKHKDSLQQLPKILEQYLNIEDSRLLTHLKACAAMSKLPYDLWFKKCFAGCLPESSLQRVWDKVISGSCKILVFVAVEILLTFKMKILALNTAEKITQFLENIPQDNTDAIVSKAVDLWRTHCGTPAHSV; this is encoded by the exons gAATTATTCCTCCTCACCATGAATCTCATGCTTTGGTGATGAAGTACCGGAAGGAGCAGTACTGGGATATACACCATGCGCTTCGTGTAATTCGTTTTATCAATGATTCTACCCCACAGGTAGACGTTTTCCTCCGCATACATCAACTGGAATCAGGAAAATTGCCTCGAAACTTGGCTTTTCCATTG GAACCTGAAGATGAAGTGTTTCTTGCTATTGCTAAAGCAATGGAGGAAATGGTGGAGGATCCTATAGAATGCTATTGGCTTGTCAGTTGCTTTGTGAATCAGCTGAACAGCAAGCACAAAGATTCATTACAACAACTG CCAAAAATTCTGGAGCAGTATTTGAACATTGAGGATAGCAGACTCCTGACACATCTGAAAGCATGTGCTGCAATGAGCAAACTCCCTTATGATCTTTGGTTTAAAAAGTGTTTTGCAGGCTGTTTACCGGAGTCCAGTTTACAGAG AGTTTGGGACAAAGTTATTAGTGGTTCCTGCAAGATTCTCGTTTTTGTTGCTGTGGAGATATTATTAACCTTTAAAATGAAGATACTAGCACTGAATACTGCAGAAAAGATCACACAGTTTTTGGAAAAT ATTCCTCAAGATAACACTGATGCTATTGTCAGCAAAGCTGTTGATCTGTGGCGCACACACTGTGGGACTCCAGCACACTCAGTCTGA